The following proteins are encoded in a genomic region of Candida albicans SC5314 chromosome 4, complete sequence:
- the CSP2 gene encoding Csp2p (Putative cell wall associated protein; C. albicans and C. dubliniensis specific gene highly induced during chlamydospore development in both species; localized to chlamydospore cell wall; Hap43-repressed; Spider biofilm induced), with translation MKFSTAALTLSLFAIVNSSVTTYGAGFGGDDDDNSKHHKYDCEIDTYEWKFALAVKEWKHCQDKKFCQDTDLDLVYEGDDGQLYHGCDGTYPYSKCKHCTNVFTGGDDDDDNCDDDCKKKKKKVYFAKRGDDDDDDKCDDKCEYPYCEIHNTDCDLLITLCGGVLTDDKHATGEIVANHQFQFDKPPQKDALHKKGFSIVHTEGTYYLALDHKIDFWHCKVDDKGLYKIYDKSIGEQCSKIKLIVLKSDEKATFTDDSDDCDDDCKKNKKKQHD, from the coding sequence ATGAAATTTTCTACAGCTGCTTTAACTTTATCTTTGTTTGCCATTGTCAATTCTTCAGTTACAACATATGGAGCTGGATTcggtggtgatgatgacgataaTTCAAAACATCATAAATATGATTGTGAAATCGATACTTATGAATGGAAATTTGCTTTGGCTGTTAAAGAATGGAAGCATTGTCAAGATAAAAAATTCTGTCAAGACACCGATTTAGATTTGGTTTATGAAGGTGATGATGGTCAATTATACCATGGTTGTGATGGAACTTATCCATATTCCAAATGTAAACACTGTACCAATGTTTTCACTGGTGgtgatgacgatgatgacaattgtgatgatgattgcaagaaaaagaagaaaaaggtTTACTTTGCTAAACGTGGtgacgacgatgatgatgataaatgtGATGATAAGTGTGAATACCCATACTGTGAAATCCACAATACTGATTGCGACTTGCTTATTACCTTATGTGGAGGTGTTTTGACAGATGACAAACATGCTACTGGTGAAATTGTTGCTAATcatcaattccaatttgaTAAACCCCCACAAAAGGATGCCTTACATAAGAAAGGATTCTCAATCGTTCATACTGAAGGAACTTACTATTTGGCACTTGAtcataaaattgatttctgGCATTGTAAAGTTGACGATAAAGGATTATACAAGATTTATGATAAATCTATTGGTGAACAATGTTCTAAAATCAAGCTTATTGTATTGAAATCAGATGAAAAGGCCACTTTTACCGATGATAGCGATGACTGTGATGatgattgcaaaaaaaacaaaaagaaacaacatGATTAG
- a CDS encoding uncharacterized protein (Ortholog of C. dubliniensis CD36 : Cd36_40780, Candida tenuis NRRL Y-1498 : CANTEDRAFT_116553, Lodderomyces elongisporus NRLL YB-4239 : LELG_04263 and Debaryomyces hansenii CBS767 : DEHA2G21736g), with protein MMTSRKRTFEEFSTSHSFPFSEDTNSTRTNIFNCFPPSSPPPTTTTSSSYDFYNTSMDDSSCGEKRFQKHKIHSEIHTTTIEMMMNAQLQLQRQEKLQRQQQQPQQQQEEVKSDGEHNNGESTYHQCPYW; from the coding sequence ATGATGACCTCTAGAAAACGTacatttgaagaattttcAACATCTCACTCTTTTCCATTTTCTGAAGATACCAATTCAACCAGAACcaatatattcaattgttttccTCCATCGTCTCCACCGCCaaccactaccaccagCAGTAGTTACGATTTCTACAACACATCCATGGATGATAGTTCATGTGGTGAAAAACGGTTTCAGAAACATAAAATACACAGTGAGATACATACAACCACTATagaaatgatgatgaatgCTCAATTACAACTACAacgacaagaaaaattgcaacgtcaacaacaacaaccacagcagcaacaagaagaagtaaaACTGGATGGTGAACATAACAATGGAGAATCAACTTATCACCAGTGTCCATACTGGTAA
- a CDS encoding uncharacterized protein (Has domain(s) with predicted ATP binding activity): protein MFRSISRITRSCQSYPRQTHFRLFHSPTRLKFNQIVDNFLQDLKQDEQENSGGNKNNGKKSGSGKDSNDRFEKFKTFLLKCFETIGITLSSVGVLGLSGFLYHRYYNMHVLRKMNDAFETGDPSAQLKMHTRTHDDSLEDEINAHWVDRPQQKLLNDIIAGDIIGRYFLIIGEKGTGKTSLILESMKRVNGFNVCIFDAHADPEIFRIRLGKALNFTFNEDYIGSLFSIRGPRDTTALLDIERAFSKLEELAIKRVNKVHKPLIMIINNAHLIKENEEGVKLLELLQQKAESLSGSGLLTMIFNSDDYWVYEKLKQLGTRLELINVRDFNRMETINALKFVRHRYFPKLEKLDDELCNAVYDLIGGRPQHITQVARHRDIMKACHQIIDREKTWFLNQCGLLGDDMDDDVMESGKFSSSAMLLMREFVEMDRQKSNPLLINSSSSDGTHSSQLMNHRLPELPLWRARQIMTRPDYIQRFDNLNIFTIDSESRVRADSVPMMRAFHEIASQPHFDQLLEDTIDRVADIEALGRTRELVLKDLQLGSHYEMLKKKHPEGENFKFTMIKSPKQNDLHGDFDKYNTEEINQADDDDEDEDDLYLEEINRKDSRKWWKKRMQKYDRLFLPDDNKHSEEGDLDINRPREDE, encoded by the coding sequence ATGTTTCGACTGATTTCAAGAATAACACGGTCTTGTCAATCATATCCTCGACAAACACATTTCCGACTTTTCCATAGTCCGACACGATTAAAgtttaatcaaattgttgataattttctACAGGATTTAAAGCAAGATGAACAAGAGAATTCAGGTggaaataaaaacaatggTAAAAAATCAGGTTCAGGAAAAGATAGCAATGAtcgatttgaaaaattcaaaactttCTTATTGAAATGTTTTGAAACAATAGGTATTACGTTATCATCGGTTGGTGTATTAGGATTGTCTGGATTTTTATATCATCGTTATTATAATATGCATGTATTGAGGAAAATGAACGATGCATTTGAAACTGGTGATCCGTCGGCCCAATTGAAGATGCATACGCGTACTCATGACGATTCGTTGGAAGATGAAATCAATGCCCACTGGGTTGATCGACCACAACAAAAACTATTAAATGATATTATTGCTGGTGATATAATTGGACGTTATTTCTTAATTATTGGAGAGAAGGGAACTGGTAAAACTTCGTTGATTCTAGAATCTATGAAACGAGTTAATGGGTTTAATGTTTGTATATTTGATGCCCATGCTGACCCAGAAATCTTTAGAATACGATTGGGTAAAGCATTGAATTTCACTTTCAATGAGGATTATATTGGGTCATTGTTTTCTATTAGAGGACCAAGAGACACTACTGCATTATTGGATATTGAGAGAGCTTTCAGTAAGTTGGAGGAATTGGCTATTAAACGAGTTAATAAAGTTCATAAACCtttaataatgattataaACAATGCTCATTTGatcaaagaaaatgaagaaggtgttaaattattagaattgCTACAACAAAAAGCGGAATCATTAAGTGGATCAGGATTGTTAACCATGATTTTTAATAGTGATGATTATTGGGTTTATgagaaattaaaacaattagGTACTCGACTTGAATTGATCAATGTTAGAGATTTTAATCGTATGGAAACCATAAATGCATTGAAATTTGTACGTCATCGTTATTTCCCCAAATTAGAGAAATTGGATGATGAGTTATGTAATGCCGTGtatgatttaattggtgGACGTCCACAACATATAACCCAAGTCGCTAGACACCGTGATATAATGAAAGCATGTCATCAAATTATAGACAGGGAAAAGACATGGTTTTTGAATCAATGTGGCTTGCTAGGGGATGACAtggatgatgatgttatGGAAAGCGGGAAATTTTCTAGTAGTGCCATGTTATTAATGAGAGAATTTGTTGAGATGGATCGACAAAAATCGAATCCATTATTGATTAACCTGTCATCTTCAGATGGTACTCACTCTTCTCAGTTAATGAATCATAGATTACCGGAACTTCCACTATGGAGAGCGAGACAAATTATGACTAGACCTGATTATATTCAAagatttgataatttgaatatatttacCATTGATTCTGAATCGCGAGTGCGAGCTGACTCGGTACCAATGATGAGAGCATTTCATGAGATTGCATCGCAACCACATTTCgatcaattattagaagaCACCATTGACCGTGTTGCCGATATAGAAGCTTTGGGTAGAACAAGAGAATTGGTTCTTAAAGATTTACAGTTAGGTAGTCATTAtgaaatgttgaaaaagaaacaccCTGAAGgagaaaatttcaaatttactATGATCAAATCACCTAAACAAAATGATTTACATGGAGATTTCGATAAATATAATACTGAGGAAATCAATCAagctgatgatgatgatgaagatgaagacgaTTTATATTTAGAAGAAATTAACCGTAAGGATTCTCGAAAATGGTGGAAGAAGAGAATGCAAAAATATGATCGTTTATTTCTTCCTGATGATAACAAACATTCAGAAGAAGGTGATCTTGATATAAATAGACCTCGAGAAGATGAGTAG